One stretch of Candidatus Binatia bacterium DNA includes these proteins:
- a CDS encoding signal peptide peptidase SppA: MLWRLWLGIRIALHYVGEAFRWATGRKRPFALIRITLRGELRETSPAGFWSTRHPKTFTELVVGLRWAREDERVQAVFIHCDHALLGWAQVQELHRGLMALRKAGKRVYVALGQASAAEYVLASAADQIFLSPAGSLDMAGLSAEVWFFARTLAKLGIEPEIIQVGEYKSAAEVFTSTEMSPAHREAAEALLDHLFEEIAGTVAAGRQWEVQRAKELIEGGPYDPRTALEAKLVDELRDPIAAEWKVLETLGMPEGKAIDFHGYTHRRSLELRRLWWRYHGRHVAVVHVAGPLFDPPRAPARPSPLLRDLEGLREDPRVRAVVVRVVSPGGSAFVADRLWHALERIAERKPVVTSCGDVAASGGYYVAVVGQPLFAESASVTGSIGVLSGKFVFRGLYDRLGIDKDRIARGRHAGIASDATPLTAEERALLERHARAFYDRFVDIVAKARELEPERAEAASKGRVWSGQAALERGLVDWLGGFEQALDAAALLGGFDPEVPPPIAHYPRPRPFWQSFFERLRPSPPIPFPAEDSVIGSGVWAWLPVQYRFR; this comes from the coding sequence ATGCTTTGGCGGCTGTGGCTGGGGATCCGGATTGCACTGCACTACGTTGGAGAAGCATTTCGCTGGGCTACGGGGAGAAAACGACCCTTTGCATTAATCCGCATCACGCTTCGGGGAGAGTTGCGGGAAACGTCCCCTGCCGGCTTTTGGAGTACGCGTCATCCCAAAACCTTTACGGAGCTCGTTGTGGGCTTGCGCTGGGCCCGGGAGGACGAGCGAGTTCAAGCCGTCTTCATTCATTGCGACCACGCGTTGCTCGGTTGGGCACAAGTCCAGGAACTCCACCGCGGTCTCATGGCGCTTCGGAAGGCAGGCAAGCGGGTGTATGTCGCGCTGGGTCAGGCAAGCGCAGCCGAGTACGTGCTTGCCAGTGCTGCAGATCAGATTTTTCTCTCGCCGGCTGGATCTCTGGACATGGCCGGCCTGAGCGCGGAGGTGTGGTTTTTCGCGCGCACGCTCGCGAAGCTCGGCATCGAGCCGGAAATCATCCAAGTTGGCGAGTACAAAAGTGCCGCTGAAGTCTTCACGTCCACCGAGATGTCTCCCGCGCACCGCGAGGCGGCCGAGGCATTGTTGGATCATCTCTTCGAAGAAATCGCCGGCACCGTAGCGGCCGGCCGGCAATGGGAGGTACAACGGGCCAAGGAACTCATCGAAGGGGGGCCGTATGACCCCCGCACCGCCTTGGAGGCCAAGCTGGTGGACGAGTTGCGGGACCCGATTGCCGCAGAGTGGAAGGTTCTGGAAACACTCGGCATGCCGGAGGGCAAGGCGATCGACTTTCACGGTTACACCCATCGGCGCAGCCTCGAGCTCCGACGCCTGTGGTGGCGTTACCATGGCCGGCACGTGGCTGTAGTTCACGTTGCGGGCCCGCTTTTCGATCCGCCGCGTGCGCCGGCTCGGCCATCGCCATTGTTGCGGGACTTGGAGGGATTGCGCGAAGATCCGCGAGTCCGGGCCGTGGTGGTGAGAGTGGTCAGCCCCGGTGGTTCGGCGTTTGTGGCCGACCGCCTTTGGCACGCGCTCGAGCGCATCGCGGAGCGAAAGCCGGTGGTGACTTCCTGCGGCGATGTTGCGGCCTCGGGCGGATATTACGTAGCCGTGGTGGGCCAGCCGTTGTTCGCCGAATCCGCCAGCGTCACCGGTTCGATCGGAGTTCTCAGCGGCAAGTTTGTGTTCCGTGGTCTTTATGATCGGCTGGGAATTGACAAGGATCGAATTGCTCGTGGTCGCCACGCGGGGATTGCGTCGGACGCCACGCCTCTGACCGCCGAGGAGCGTGCGCTGCTAGAGCGGCACGCGCGGGCCTTTTACGATCGGTTCGTGGACATCGTCGCCAAGGCAAGGGAGCTCGAACCCGAACGGGCGGAAGCAGCTTCCAAGGGACGAGTGTGGAGCGGTCAAGCAGCGCTCGAACGCGGTTTGGTGGATTGGCTGGGCGGCTTCGAACAGGCTCTGGATGCTGCGGCGTTGCTCGGCGGCTTTGATCCCGAGGTGCCTCCACCGATCGCACACTATCCGCGCCCTCGACCTTTCTGGCAGTCTTTTTTCGAGCGGCTCCGTCCGAGTCCGCCAATTCCGTTTCCCGCGGAGGACTCGGTGATTGGGAGTGGAGTCTGGGCTTGGCTGCCGGTGCAATACCGCTTTCGCTGA